The sequence below is a genomic window from Vibrio navarrensis.
AATGCTGTTCGATTAAGAATACTTCTTCTTTCGGCTACTCTTTAAAGGATATTTATTGGGCCTTATCTTGACCGACCGTTCATAATTTGGGCGGTCTGGTTTGGGGAGAATGAAATCTTTCAGGTCATCAGTTAAATCTTTGAGTCGTGCTGGTATCGACTGTAAGTTGCTCGTCTGACATATACAAAACCACCTTAAAACCGAATTTAAAGCTAATTCTCAGGGGGCTGACTTTCGCTTCCTTAGCCGCTAGATAGATTCCTGTCTCAGCAAAGACATGCCAATCACGAGTCTGAGAACATCTTGTAGCTGAATTTTTCAACGTCGGACCGTCGCATGGGATGTCATACTCAATGCGTTGTTTACCCACTCAATAAGCAGGTGAGCATTCAAGACATGTAAGTAATCGCTCTGCAGTGGGTAGCTTGAAGAAAAGTCTTCTAATTCAGCAGCAAACATACGGGCTCCTTTCAGTCGAGCCAGTAGTTTGCTTGAATTTACGGATCGTTCAAGTTATTCATTCTCCTTAAACGATCAGCATTGCGCCTACGCGGGGATGATGCTCTTCAGGCTGAAAAAATCGATATCGAAAACGCTTTTCTTTGAATATCAATGCTTCTGCCACTGACGGATATCACTGCCAGTAGGAGCTTGAGAGACCCGTAAACCAAACTCTGGCAACACCGCATAAAGATGGTCAAAAATATCAGATTGAATACGCTCGTATTCCACCCAAACTGTGGTAGCAGTAAAACAATATAGCTCTAAAGCAATCCCTTCATGGGTAGGGGCCAACTGTCGCACCATCAACGTCATCTGTTGATGAACATCAGAATGAGCTCGTAGATAACGCTCTAAATATGCTCGAAAACTGCCTAAGTTCGTCAGGCGGCGACCATTGATCAGGTAACTCTCATCCACGTTGTGGGCTCGATTATAAGCCGTAATTTCCTCAACCTTCTGTATTATATAAGGTTCAAGTAACTGAGCATGGGTTAAACACTCGATTTCGCGCTCAGATAAAAAATGAACGCTGGATGCATCAATCAGCACGCTGCGTTTAATCCGCCGCCCCCCAGATTCCTGCATGCCTTTCCAGTTTTTAAAAGAATCGGAAATCAGTGCATACGTGGGAATCGTGGTGATGGTTTTGTCCCAATTTTGAACTTTAACGGTGGTTAAGCTGATATCAATAACATCACCGTCAGCACCATATTTAGGCATTTCTAGCCAATCCCCCACACTGAGCATTTTATTCGCTGAGAGCTGAACGCCAGCCACTAAGCCCAAAATGGGGTCTTTAAATACCAACATGATCACTGCGGTCATCGCACCAACACCACTGAGCAGAATCAATGGCGATTTCCCAATTAAAACAGAGGTGACAAGCAGAGCCGCAATAATAAATAAGATAATTTTGAGACTTTGGGCAATGCCTTTTAGGGGCATATTTCGCCCAACGGGAGTCCGAGCAAGCAACACTTCCAAAACATTCAATAGCGAATATAAGGTTAGCAAGGCATAAACCACTATCCATAGCGCCACAAACGTTAAGATTCCCTCCCGAATAGCACTGTCAGGAGAAAGCCACCATTTGGCTTGAATGCCGATCACGATGCCTTGTATCAACAATGCAATACGGCTAAACAAGTTGCCAGCAAAGAGCACATGACGCCAAGACGCGTGAGATTGCTCAGCATGCCTTTTTAACCAAGCAACCACACCCCGATGTAACAGGACATGGATAGCAATGGCAATCAGCATGATTAAGCCCAGCGCTTCAGCAACATGAATCACTTGGGATATTTCAATATCATACTGACTCAACCACTGAGCCATGGATTCCAGCATGCTTTACTCCTTTTTCTTAATCTAGGGTTAAACCAATATTACTCATGCACTCGTCACGCAATTCTTGGCGTAAATCTTTAATTAAATCAATATCACGTTCTGTCGCTTCACGTAATGGTCGGAAAATCGCCCATTGCACATCCCACTCCGCACATACCGCTTCATTCTCTTTCTGATTATCATTGGTAATCTTATCACCGGTTTGAGCTTCTTCCAACTGCGCCACCGTTCGCACTGAAATCTGACTGATTTTTTGCATTGATTCGTACAGATCATCGCGATCCAACAAACCATGTAGTAAGGTAGACAATGCCTCACAAGCATCAATAGCGGGATACACCAAATAAAGCTCAAACTCATCCGTGGTTGGAATTAAGTCTTCTAACTTTTCTAACTGACGTTCGAAGTTGATCTTCGCATTTTTAACGGCTTTGTTGCGTAATTCGGTCAGAGAACCAAACTGCCTGCAATTGGTTGATTCTTATACAATACACTGAGTTTCAGGCATACCAAGTCCTGTAAGTTTGTTCAGCGCTTTAATCATCGCGTAAGTTTCACCAACCTGAGCATTGTAGTACCCTTTCCATTTAGTTTTGAATGGTTAGTTCATCATAAGCCCGGTGAAGTTTATTCCGGGCTTTGTCTACATCAAACAACCATTCAATGGATGCTTTCTCTGTATTGCGCATAGTCTCCCAAGCTTTAAGTTCCCGATGTAATTCCTCCCAACTCCCGATACGTCGATTAAGGCATTGCTGATTCATAACGCCGATCTCAATCTCCACCATGTTGAGCCAACTGGCATGAGGGGGAGTATAGTGGAAAGTGATTTTCCTTAATATTCGACGAGCCTCTCCCGCAGGGAACGTGTGATAAAGTGCGCCAGCCTTGTGAGTGGTAAAATTGTCTAATACAACATGAATTTGCTCTGCATCCGGGTAATGTTCATCAACTAACTCTTTCATGCACCAAGCAAAGTCTTCGAACTTTTTGGTTTTTGTTGCTTTCGCATGTCGCCAACCATTATGTCGGTCATACATCAGGAAGATATTCGCTACCGCTTCCCTGCGATATTCATAATCGATGCGTTCTGGTTGTCCAGGTTTAGCTGAAATAGGCTCTCTTGTATGGGAAACCATCTGCTTCATGGCCTCATCGAAGTTAATGACCGGCTCTTTGGGGTTGGCAGGTTGAGCATACAACTCCAAAACTTCTTCCATCTGTGCAATGAAGTCCGCATTGAGTTGACCAA
It includes:
- a CDS encoding IS630 family transposase translates to MNISYRVELTCEEIAELNELTSKGKHNARKLKRAQILLLANHRQHTDAEICQLLNTSTSTVYRTKRGFVEEGLQSALEEGKRRGQPKALSSSEEATLITIACTKPPEGVARWTLSLIADRLIALTDLESISLETIRSRLKENQLKPWQKKMWCIGQLNADFIAQMEEVLELYAQPANPKEPVINFDEAMKQMVSHTREPISAKPGQPERIDYEYRREAVANIFLMYDRHNGWRHAKATKTKKFEDFAWCMKELVDEHYPDAEQIHVVLDNFTTHKAGALYHTFPAGEARRILRKITFHYTPPHASWLNMVEIEIGVMNQQCLNRRIGSWEELHRELKAWETMRNTEKASIEWLFDVDKARNKLHRAYDELTIQN
- a CDS encoding mechanosensitive ion channel family protein; this encodes MLESMAQWLSQYDIEISQVIHVAEALGLIMLIAIAIHVLLHRGVVAWLKRHAEQSHASWRHVLFAGNLFSRIALLIQGIVIGIQAKWWLSPDSAIREGILTFVALWIVVYALLTLYSLLNVLEVLLARTPVGRNMPLKGIAQSLKIILFIIAALLVTSVLIGKSPLILLSGVGAMTAVIMLVFKDPILGLVAGVQLSANKMLSVGDWLEMPKYGADGDVIDISLTTVKVQNWDKTITTIPTYALISDSFKNWKGMQESGGRRIKRSVLIDASSVHFLSEREIECLTHAQLLEPYIIQKVEEITAYNRAHNVDESYLINGRRLTNLGSFRAYLERYLRAHSDVHQQMTLMVRQLAPTHEGIALELYCFTATTVWVEYERIQSDIFDHLYAVLPEFGLRVSQAPTGSDIRQWQKH